In Nonomuraea sp. NBC_00507, the following are encoded in one genomic region:
- a CDS encoding GvpL/GvpF family gas vesicle protein has product MTSKYIYGVTHSTTTLPAPVTGIGGAPVTLVTHDRCGALVSDLPADRPLGTRDDLLSHERVLEDLARRRVPVLPFRFGAAMTGPQEISEELLAANQDAFLADLEQIRGRVELVVKGRYENDSAYLEVLREEPAVLELRERIRGVPEESSYDERLRLGEVIARAMARKQAGDSDRLTAALSPYAEQVAPRPPAREDEVANLAFLVEQGQEDGFEQAIEELGRQWAGRVRLRLVGPLPPYDFVGSLQGRQS; this is encoded by the coding sequence ATGACGAGCAAGTACATATACGGCGTCACCCACAGCACCACAACCCTCCCGGCTCCGGTGACCGGGATCGGCGGCGCGCCCGTGACGCTGGTGACGCACGACCGGTGCGGCGCCCTGGTCAGCGACCTGCCGGCGGACCGCCCGCTCGGCACCCGCGACGACCTGCTCTCCCACGAGCGGGTGCTGGAGGACCTGGCCCGCCGTCGCGTCCCCGTGCTGCCGTTCCGCTTCGGCGCGGCCATGACGGGACCGCAGGAGATCTCCGAGGAGTTGCTCGCCGCCAATCAGGACGCGTTCCTCGCGGACCTGGAGCAGATCCGGGGGCGGGTCGAGCTGGTCGTGAAGGGCCGGTACGAGAACGACTCCGCCTACCTGGAGGTGCTGCGCGAGGAGCCCGCGGTGCTCGAGCTGCGGGAGCGGATCCGCGGGGTGCCCGAAGAGTCCAGCTACGACGAGCGCCTGCGACTCGGCGAGGTCATCGCCCGGGCCATGGCCCGCAAACAGGCCGGCGACAGCGATCGGCTGACGGCCGCGCTGTCCCCGTACGCCGAGCAGGTGGCACCGCGCCCGCCCGCCAGGGAGGACGAGGTGGCGAACCTGGCGTTCCTGGTCGAGCAGGGGCAGGAGGACGGGTTCGAGCAGGCGATCGAGGAGCTCGGCCGGCAGTGGGCGGGCCGCGTGCGGCTGCGCCTCGTCGGCCCGTTGCCTCCGTACGACTTCGTGGGCTCGCTGCAAGGGCGGCAGTCGTGA
- the gvpJ gene encoding gas vesicle protein GvpJ, producing MSPVSTNRSNDIDADQGLTQGEIHIAASKEGEIMSTPAVVERSGSSGLGDVVELILDKGLVIDAFVQVSLIGIEVLTIQARVVMASVETYLRYAQAIERLDIRGEEISVDVRHGALPLGPTAQKETQVVVKGVTVETDGEKS from the coding sequence ATGTCGCCGGTTTCGACGAATAGGTCAAACGACATAGACGCCGACCAAGGACTGACACAGGGTGAAATTCACATCGCGGCGTCAAAGGAGGGAGAAATCATGTCAACCCCGGCTGTCGTTGAGCGCTCCGGCTCCAGCGGCCTGGGTGACGTCGTCGAGCTCATTCTCGACAAAGGGCTCGTGATCGACGCATTCGTTCAGGTTTCACTGATCGGCATAGAAGTCCTCACCATCCAGGCGCGGGTCGTAATGGCCAGCGTCGAAACGTACCTGCGGTACGCGCAGGCCATCGAACGGCTCGACATCCGCGGAGAGGAGATCTCCGTCGACGTACGCCACGGAGCTCTTCCCCTCGGCCCAACCGCGCAGAAGGAGACGCAGGTCGTCGTCAAAGGCGTGACCGTCGAGACGGATGGTGAAAAGTCATGA
- a CDS encoding acyl-CoA dehydrogenase family protein — protein sequence MIAPTALFALDTLLTDEEREIRTTVRKVCDREIRPHVAGWFDSGELPARELARALGEVGVLGMHLEGYGCAGLGAVAYGLACLELEAADSGLRSLVSVQGSLAMYAIWKYGSEEQKQEWLPAMAGGERIGCFGLTEPDFGSDPGGMRTTAKREGGDWVLNGTKMWITNGSVADVAVVWARTDEGIRGFLVPAGTPGFTAHDIKRKVSLRASVTSELVLDGVRLPDAAMLPGARGLSGPLGCLNEARFGIVFGAMGAALDCLETAIAYAGDREVFARPLTSYQLTQEKLADMALELGKGLLLAVHLGRLKEAGTLTPEQVSAGKLNNVREALEIARTCRTLLGASGITLEYPVIRHAVNLESVLTYEGTSEIHTLVLGKALTGIPAFH from the coding sequence ATGATCGCCCCGACCGCGCTGTTCGCCCTGGACACGCTGCTCACCGACGAGGAACGCGAGATCAGGACCACGGTCAGGAAGGTGTGCGACCGCGAGATCCGGCCGCACGTCGCCGGGTGGTTCGACAGCGGCGAGCTGCCGGCCCGCGAGCTGGCCCGCGCCCTCGGCGAGGTCGGCGTGCTCGGCATGCACCTGGAGGGGTACGGCTGCGCCGGCCTCGGCGCGGTCGCGTACGGGCTGGCCTGCCTGGAGCTGGAGGCGGCCGACTCGGGCCTGCGCAGCCTGGTGTCGGTGCAGGGCTCGCTCGCGATGTACGCGATCTGGAAGTACGGCAGCGAGGAGCAGAAGCAGGAGTGGCTGCCCGCGATGGCGGGCGGCGAGCGCATCGGCTGCTTCGGCCTGACCGAGCCGGACTTCGGCTCCGACCCGGGCGGCATGCGGACCACGGCCAAGCGCGAGGGCGGCGACTGGGTGCTCAACGGCACCAAGATGTGGATCACCAACGGCTCGGTCGCGGACGTGGCCGTGGTGTGGGCGCGCACGGACGAGGGGATCAGGGGGTTCCTGGTCCCGGCGGGCACGCCGGGCTTCACCGCCCACGACATCAAGCGCAAGGTGTCGCTGCGCGCGAGCGTGACGAGCGAACTGGTGCTGGACGGGGTGAGGCTCCCTGACGCGGCCATGCTGCCGGGCGCGCGCGGCCTGTCCGGGCCGCTGGGCTGCCTGAACGAGGCCAGGTTCGGGATCGTGTTCGGCGCGATGGGGGCGGCGCTCGACTGCCTGGAGACGGCCATCGCCTACGCGGGCGACCGCGAGGTGTTCGCCAGGCCGCTGACGTCGTACCAGCTCACCCAGGAGAAGCTCGCCGACATGGCGCTGGAGCTGGGCAAGGGCCTGCTGCTCGCGGTGCACCTCGGGCGGCTGAAGGAGGCGGGCACGCTCACGCCCGAGCAGGTGAGCGCCGGCAAGCTGAACAACGTGCGCGAGGCCCTGGAGATCGCCAGGACCTGCCGCACGTTGCTCGGCGCGAGCGGCATCACCCTCGAATACCCGGTGATCAGGCACGCCGTGAACCTCGAGTCGGTCCTGACCTACGAGGGCACCTCGGAGATCCACACGCTGGTCCTGGGCAAGGCGCTGACCGGGATCCCCGCCTTCCACTGA
- a CDS encoding C45 family peptidase — translation MSFPDFTSTQIDPRARGKELGTHRREAIVANLAGYSDLFAVAGATATQVRTWGEQALDRAADWAPHLAEEIAGIASGAGLEPWQVAVVNARTEILAAIDAVGEGECSTSVVLPGPRTVQTWDWHDHLRDAPMLWELESSPGHVVRTFTEAGALAKIGVNTAGLGIHFNILRHESDNDDLGVPVHLIARRILEDAATVEDAIAVAYSAQVSASTVITAVTSDDAASIEISPAGVGVIEPESGVLQHCNHFLNSHLAAGERHATDRPSTYARLQHLEANTEGLSSDDHTTRALAMLSHGPEAPVCAHPDLTQPINQRWETVATIALDVPAGRLRVHKGGPCQVTEETWQTF, via the coding sequence ATGAGTTTCCCCGACTTCACCTCGACGCAGATCGATCCCCGCGCCCGCGGCAAAGAGCTCGGCACACACCGGCGGGAGGCGATCGTCGCCAACCTCGCCGGCTACTCCGACTTGTTCGCCGTCGCGGGCGCCACCGCCACGCAGGTCCGGACGTGGGGCGAGCAGGCACTCGACCGCGCCGCCGACTGGGCGCCGCACTTGGCGGAGGAGATCGCCGGGATCGCGTCCGGCGCCGGGCTGGAGCCGTGGCAGGTGGCCGTGGTCAACGCCCGCACCGAGATCCTGGCCGCCATCGACGCGGTCGGTGAGGGGGAGTGCTCCACGTCCGTCGTGCTGCCGGGGCCCCGTACGGTGCAGACCTGGGACTGGCACGACCATCTGCGTGACGCGCCCATGTTGTGGGAGCTGGAGAGCAGTCCGGGGCACGTGGTGCGCACCTTCACGGAGGCCGGGGCGCTGGCCAAGATCGGGGTCAACACCGCCGGGCTCGGCATCCACTTCAACATCCTGCGCCACGAGTCCGACAACGACGATCTCGGCGTGCCGGTGCACCTGATCGCCCGCAGGATCCTGGAAGACGCCGCCACCGTCGAGGACGCCATTGCCGTCGCCTACTCCGCGCAGGTTTCCGCCTCCACCGTCATCACCGCCGTGACCTCGGACGACGCCGCCTCGATCGAGATCTCCCCGGCCGGGGTCGGCGTCATCGAGCCCGAGAGCGGCGTGCTGCAACACTGCAACCACTTCCTCAACTCCCACCTTGCGGCGGGGGAGCGGCACGCCACCGACCGGCCCAGCACCTACGCCAGGCTCCAGCACCTGGAGGCCAACACCGAGGGCCTGAGCAGCGACGACCACACCACGCGGGCGCTGGCCATGCTCAGTCACGGCCCCGAGGCGCCCGTCTGCGCCCACCCCGACCTGACGCAGCCGATCAATCAGCGGTGGGAGACCGTCGCCACGATCGCGCTCGACGTGCCCGCCGGGCGGCTGCGGGTGCACAAGGGCGGCCCCTGCCAGGTCACGGAGGAGACCTGGCAGACCTTCTGA
- a CDS encoding GntR family transcriptional regulator yields MSPDEARRRPPTAQQFVLGELRRAITTGRLRPGMPIRQDALAEELQVSRVPLREALKTLEGEGLVTYKAHKGYCVATLSLDDLREVYRIRELLEEEAVRRAVDRLTDADLDRLEAAQDEVEQAAEAGDVLAMATANRLFHMTVFDCAGMPRLARLIRTLWDTTDAYRSMYYGDAGNRERVIKEHRATLDALRRRAADEAVAMLNIHREHAVTELESLLPPAP; encoded by the coding sequence GTGAGCCCGGACGAAGCACGACGCAGGCCGCCGACGGCCCAGCAGTTCGTGCTGGGCGAGCTGCGCCGCGCCATCACGACCGGCCGCCTGCGCCCCGGCATGCCGATCCGGCAGGACGCCCTGGCAGAGGAGCTCCAGGTCAGCCGCGTCCCGCTGCGCGAGGCGCTCAAGACGCTCGAGGGCGAGGGCCTGGTCACCTACAAGGCTCACAAGGGCTATTGCGTCGCGACGCTCTCGCTCGACGACCTGCGCGAGGTCTATCGCATCCGCGAGCTGTTGGAAGAGGAGGCCGTGCGGCGCGCCGTCGACCGCCTCACCGACGCCGACCTCGACCGGCTCGAGGCGGCCCAGGACGAGGTCGAGCAGGCCGCCGAGGCAGGCGACGTCCTGGCCATGGCCACCGCCAATCGCCTGTTCCACATGACGGTGTTCGACTGCGCCGGCATGCCGCGGCTGGCCCGCCTGATCAGGACGCTGTGGGACACGACGGACGCCTACCGGTCGATGTACTACGGAGACGCCGGCAACCGGGAGCGAGTGATCAAGGAACATCGCGCCACCCTTGACGCCCTGCGCCGGCGCGCCGCCGACGAGGCCGTCGCCATGCTCAACATCCACCGCGAACACGCGGTCACCGAGCTGGAGTCCCTCCTCCCCCCGGCTCCGTGA
- a CDS encoding gas vesicle protein, translating to MTAELVQREVALVDLLDRLLAGGVVLSGDLVISIAEVDLVRVSLRALITSVRAEPT from the coding sequence ATGACCGCGGAGCTCGTCCAGCGGGAGGTGGCGCTCGTCGATCTGCTCGACCGGCTGCTGGCCGGCGGCGTCGTGCTGAGCGGCGACCTGGTGATCTCCATCGCCGAGGTCGACCTCGTACGCGTCTCCCTGCGTGCCCTGATCACCTCCGTCCGCGCGGAGCCGACATGA
- a CDS encoding MurR/RpiR family transcriptional regulator gives MTDSFEDWLGARTPERGLRGKAAAVLQVLLSQPRRASFGSAAELAQVAGVNVATVTRTAQALGFAGWPALQQELRARYLSSLSAGQVAAEHRGTGSPSSRSLRRDLDSLALLNRRVDEAVLLTIAEAVATARRTVILAEGSYAAVGLALAHNAGLAGYPVTAVTTGDAELANTMATMRSGDVLIAISFWRLYENTVLAANEARSRGVRVFALTDAASPALASAAEEVVMVPAEGEAFFPSLTAGMAVAQALVTQLAAVDPARTGASIEAAEAMWAKFDLLHRRPTGRP, from the coding sequence TTGACCGACAGCTTCGAGGACTGGCTCGGCGCCCGGACGCCGGAGCGCGGCCTGCGCGGCAAGGCGGCCGCGGTGCTCCAGGTGCTGCTGTCGCAGCCGCGGCGCGCGTCGTTCGGATCGGCGGCGGAGCTGGCCCAGGTCGCGGGCGTCAACGTGGCGACCGTGACCCGCACGGCGCAGGCGCTCGGGTTCGCCGGCTGGCCGGCGCTCCAGCAGGAGTTGCGGGCCCGCTACCTGTCCTCGCTCAGCGCGGGCCAGGTCGCCGCCGAGCACCGCGGCACCGGCTCGCCCAGCTCCCGCTCGCTCCGCCGCGACCTCGACAGCCTCGCCCTGCTCAACCGGCGGGTGGACGAGGCGGTGCTGCTCACGATCGCCGAGGCGGTGGCCACCGCCCGGCGCACGGTGATCCTCGCCGAGGGCAGTTACGCCGCCGTCGGCCTGGCCCTGGCGCACAACGCCGGCCTCGCGGGCTACCCCGTCACGGCGGTGACCACGGGCGACGCCGAGCTGGCCAACACGATGGCCACCATGCGCTCCGGCGACGTGCTGATCGCCATCAGCTTCTGGCGCCTGTACGAGAACACCGTGCTGGCCGCCAACGAGGCCCGCTCGCGTGGGGTGCGGGTGTTCGCGCTGACGGACGCGGCCAGCCCCGCCCTGGCGAGCGCGGCGGAGGAGGTGGTCATGGTGCCGGCCGAGGGTGAGGCGTTCTTCCCCTCGCTGACGGCCGGGATGGCGGTCGCGCAGGCACTGGTCACGCAGCTGGCGGCCGTGGATCCGGCCCGTACGGGCGCTTCGATCGAGGCGGCGGAGGCCATGTGGGCGAAGTTCGACCTCCTCCACCGCCGCCCCACCGGCAGGCCCTAG
- a CDS encoding gas vesicle protein produces the protein MADISWVRSGPAAEPARSDPANLADILERVLDKGIVVVGDVRVNLLDIELLTIKIRLLVASVDRAKELGIDWWEHDPSLSSRARGDVLAENRELRARLAELERTPGRDPHD, from the coding sequence GTGGCCGACATCTCCTGGGTACGCTCAGGACCCGCCGCCGAGCCGGCCCGCAGCGACCCCGCCAACCTGGCCGACATCCTGGAACGCGTCCTCGACAAGGGGATCGTGGTCGTCGGCGACGTCCGGGTGAACCTGCTGGACATCGAGCTGCTCACCATCAAGATCCGCCTCCTGGTCGCCTCGGTGGACCGGGCGAAGGAGCTGGGCATCGACTGGTGGGAACACGACCCGTCGCTGTCCTCCCGCGCCCGCGGGGACGTCCTGGCGGAAAACCGCGAGCTGCGCGCTCGGCTCGCCGAGCTGGAGCGGACACCGGGGAGGGATCCGCATGACTGA
- a CDS encoding gas vesicle protein GvpG — protein MITKLVTWPLAPAFAVIRMAEFLCDRAEEQLYDPVRIRRELEDVAADLAAGEISEEEAAAREEELLDRLLRAPRR, from the coding sequence GTGATCACCAAGCTGGTGACATGGCCGCTCGCGCCCGCGTTCGCGGTTATCCGGATGGCGGAGTTCCTGTGCGACCGCGCGGAGGAACAGCTCTACGACCCGGTCCGGATCAGGCGCGAGCTGGAGGACGTGGCAGCCGACCTGGCCGCCGGTGAGATCTCCGAGGAGGAGGCGGCCGCGCGGGAGGAGGAGCTGCTGGACCGGCTGCTGCGGGCGCCGAGGAGGTGA
- a CDS encoding CaiB/BaiF CoA transferase family protein, producing MTAALSGLLVADFSRVLAGPYATMLLADLGADVVKVERPGSGDDTRAWGPPYGPGGEATYFLGVNRNKRSIALDLRADVEVARALAARADVLVENFRPGTMERLGLGYDALRELNPGLIYCSITGFGSGAGAGLPGYDLIAQAVGGLMSVTGEPGGPGTKAGVALVDVITGLHAALGILAALHHRDRTGQGGRVLDGGGQPPGRGEGQRVEVSLLSSLLSALTNHSSAYAAAGVVPRAMGNRHPSIVPYEVFETADRPLVIAAGNDRLFQALCATLGREDLARDTRYATNAARVAAREALVAELNAALGERPADEWFELLTAAGVPCGPINDLAAAFALAEDLGLEPAVEVGGVGQVANPIRLSATPPSYRRPPPALGEDQGWLREILGP from the coding sequence GTGACAGCGGCGCTGTCGGGGCTGCTGGTGGCCGATTTCAGCCGGGTGCTGGCCGGGCCCTACGCCACCATGCTGCTGGCCGACCTCGGGGCCGACGTGGTCAAGGTGGAGCGGCCCGGCTCCGGGGACGACACCCGCGCCTGGGGGCCGCCGTACGGGCCCGGGGGCGAGGCCACGTACTTCCTCGGGGTCAACCGCAACAAGCGCTCGATCGCGCTCGACCTGCGGGCCGACGTGGAGGTGGCGCGGGCCCTGGCGGCCCGCGCGGACGTGCTCGTGGAGAACTTCCGGCCGGGGACGATGGAGCGGCTCGGGCTCGGGTACGACGCGCTGCGCGAGCTGAACCCGGGGCTCATCTACTGCTCGATCACCGGGTTCGGGTCGGGGGCGGGGGCCGGGCTGCCCGGGTATGACCTGATCGCGCAGGCGGTGGGCGGGCTGATGAGCGTCACCGGCGAGCCCGGCGGGCCGGGGACGAAGGCGGGCGTGGCGCTGGTGGACGTGATCACCGGCCTGCACGCCGCCCTCGGCATCCTGGCCGCCCTGCACCACCGCGACCGGACCGGCCAGGGCGGCCGCGTCCTCGACGGCGGCGGGCAGCCGCCGGGTCGCGGCGAGGGCCAGCGCGTCGAAGTCTCCCTCCTGTCCTCGCTCCTGTCCGCGCTCACCAACCATTCCTCCGCCTACGCGGCGGCCGGAGTCGTGCCGCGGGCCATGGGCAACCGGCATCCGAGCATCGTCCCGTACGAGGTGTTCGAGACCGCCGACCGCCCGCTGGTGATCGCGGCCGGCAACGACCGGCTGTTCCAGGCCCTCTGCGCGACGCTGGGCCGCGAGGACCTCGCGCGGGACACCCGCTACGCCACCAACGCCGCCCGGGTCGCCGCCCGCGAGGCGCTGGTCGCCGAGCTGAACGCCGCGCTCGGGGAACGTCCGGCCGATGAGTGGTTCGAGCTGCTCACCGCCGCCGGGGTGCCCTGCGGACCGATCAACGACCTGGCCGCGGCCTTCGCCCTCGCCGAGGACCTCGGCCTGGAGCCCGCCGTGGAGGTGGGCGGCGTGGGACAGGTGGCCAACCCCATCCGGCTCAGTGCCACCCCGCCCTCCTACCGCCGCCCGCCCCCCGCTCTCGGTGAGGACCAGGGATGGCTTCGTGAGATATTGGGGCCGTGA
- a CDS encoding gas vesicle protein K, translated as MIRRLETDPDQVEHDLVCLVLTLVELIRQLMERQALRRVDEGDLTGAQAEALGLALMRLDQAMTDLKDRFGITEDKLNLDLGPLGTLLPDAPRP; from the coding sequence ATGATCCGCCGCCTGGAAACCGACCCCGACCAGGTCGAGCACGACCTCGTCTGCCTGGTGCTGACCTTGGTCGAGCTGATCCGCCAGCTCATGGAACGTCAGGCCCTGCGCCGCGTGGACGAGGGCGACCTCACCGGGGCGCAGGCCGAGGCGCTCGGCCTCGCCCTCATGCGCCTCGACCAGGCCATGACCGACCTCAAGGACCGCTTCGGCATCACGGAGGACAAGCTCAACCTCGACCTCGGCCCGCTCGGCACCCTCCTCCCTGACGCACCTCGCCCATAG
- a CDS encoding GvpL/GvpF family gas vesicle protein, translating into MTDTAVYLYAVTNARDPVAGAVAGVSGSRVRVAEHSGLTAVVSTVPLAEFGERALRENLEDLAWLEAIARAHDAVVRTVAGRGPTAPVRLATVFHDDRRVRELLEERRGGIERALSRVAGRSEWGVKVYGTALTGSPANDQASLSPPAAVPEGAFSPAQRPGPGVAYLRRRSAQRRRREDATQALAGRAERVHARLAPHAIASHRHRLQDRRLSGHDGVMVLNAAYLIEDPHAFTEAAADLAARWDDMRVEVTGPWPAYSFTTIDGEERA; encoded by the coding sequence ATGACTGACACCGCCGTCTACCTGTACGCCGTCACCAACGCACGCGATCCGGTGGCCGGCGCGGTGGCCGGAGTGTCCGGCAGCCGGGTTCGCGTGGCCGAGCACTCCGGGCTGACGGCGGTGGTCAGCACGGTGCCGCTGGCGGAGTTCGGCGAGCGGGCGCTCCGCGAGAACCTCGAGGACCTGGCGTGGCTGGAGGCGATCGCCCGCGCGCACGACGCGGTGGTGCGGACGGTCGCCGGCCGCGGCCCCACCGCGCCGGTGCGGCTGGCCACGGTCTTCCATGACGACCGCCGGGTCAGGGAGCTGCTGGAGGAGCGGCGGGGTGGAATCGAGCGGGCCCTGTCGAGGGTGGCGGGCCGCTCGGAATGGGGCGTCAAGGTGTATGGCACCGCCCTCACCGGCTCACCCGCCAACGACCAGGCCAGCCTGTCGCCACCGGCCGCCGTGCCTGAGGGCGCGTTCTCCCCCGCGCAACGGCCCGGCCCTGGTGTGGCATACCTGCGGCGGCGCAGCGCTCAGCGCCGCCGGCGCGAGGACGCGACCCAGGCGCTGGCGGGCCGGGCCGAGCGAGTGCACGCGCGGCTGGCGCCTCACGCGATCGCCAGCCACCGGCATCGTCTCCAGGATCGCCGGCTGTCGGGGCACGACGGTGTGATGGTTCTCAACGCGGCGTACCTGATCGAGGACCCCCACGCCTTCACGGAGGCCGCGGCCGATCTGGCCGCCCGGTGGGACGACATGCGCGTCGAGGTGACCGGCCCGTGGCCCGCCTACTCCTTCACCACGATCGACGGGGAGGAGCGGGCATGA
- a CDS encoding RNA-guided endonuclease InsQ/TnpB family protein, giving the protein MEREKRNRAHVARLELDQRQSAVLDGQAHNARTLWNLLHEFFTFRQGRFASLAQCDEAIRAARKEIDWLNNLPAQAAQAVLQTYRQAWANFFNPDHPAERPTFKSRYRSRMAVDVPQARDLNITRINRRWGAVTIPKLGRVRFRWTKDLPGVTKGGPDGKITGARLVKEAGGWHIVFRTQTMQAPQAPHQGPHTAIDRGIAVPLALATGEKIFHRDQWLTGGEQERLLRLERKAARQKRAAKPGQPASNRLKHTYGQIARLRAKAKRRAIDWQHRTTSQLTDRFGVIVLEDLKVTNMMASASGTPEQPGRNVAQKRGLNRAIATEAWGRTAEFLTYKATGKGGQVVYIPAPGTSQECHACHTIIEGSRQSQSRFVCRNPACGWIGNADVNAARTQLYRYNSAAGRAVTGRGGPAPLGALKRQAPHGRTTRTTPHGVAA; this is encoded by the coding sequence GTGGAGCGGGAGAAACGCAACCGCGCTCATGTCGCCCGCCTGGAGTTGGACCAGCGGCAGAGCGCCGTGTTGGACGGCCAGGCGCACAACGCTCGCACGCTGTGGAACCTGCTGCACGAGTTCTTCACCTTCCGGCAGGGCCGCTTCGCCTCCCTCGCCCAGTGCGACGAGGCCATCCGGGCCGCCCGCAAAGAGATCGACTGGCTCAACAACCTGCCCGCCCAAGCGGCGCAGGCCGTGCTGCAGACCTACCGGCAGGCGTGGGCCAACTTCTTCAACCCCGACCACCCGGCCGAACGCCCCACGTTCAAGAGCCGGTACCGCTCCCGGATGGCGGTGGACGTCCCCCAGGCGCGGGACCTGAACATCACCCGGATCAACCGGCGGTGGGGCGCGGTCACCATTCCCAAACTCGGCCGGGTCCGCTTCCGGTGGACCAAAGACCTGCCGGGGGTTACGAAGGGCGGCCCGGACGGGAAGATCACCGGGGCGCGGTTGGTGAAGGAGGCAGGCGGGTGGCACATCGTGTTCCGCACCCAGACCATGCAGGCACCCCAGGCCCCGCACCAGGGGCCGCACACCGCGATCGACCGGGGCATCGCCGTGCCGTTGGCGCTGGCCACCGGGGAGAAGATCTTCCACCGTGACCAGTGGCTGACCGGCGGGGAGCAGGAGCGGCTGCTCCGTCTGGAACGCAAAGCCGCCCGCCAGAAACGCGCGGCGAAACCCGGACAGCCTGCCAGTAACCGGCTGAAGCACACCTACGGCCAGATCGCCCGCCTGCGCGCCAAAGCCAAGCGCCGGGCCATCGACTGGCAGCACCGAACCACCTCCCAGCTCACCGACCGGTTCGGCGTCATTGTGCTCGAAGATCTCAAGGTCACGAACATGATGGCGAGCGCCTCCGGCACCCCCGAACAGCCGGGCAGGAACGTCGCCCAAAAACGCGGCCTGAACCGGGCCATCGCCACTGAGGCGTGGGGTCGCACCGCCGAGTTCCTCACCTACAAGGCCACCGGCAAGGGCGGCCAGGTCGTCTACATCCCGGCGCCGGGCACCAGCCAGGAATGCCACGCCTGCCACACGATCATCGAGGGCTCCCGCCAGAGTCAGTCCCGGTTCGTGTGCAGGAATCCAGCCTGCGGGTGGATCGGCAACGCCGACGTCAACGCCGCCCGCACCCAGTTGTACCGGTACAACTCAGCCGCCGGACGGGCGGTCACCGGACGTGGAGGCCCTGCACCACTGGGGGCGCTGAAGCGTCAAGCACCTCATGGCAGGACCACCCGCACCACCCCGCACGGGGTGGCGGCGTAG